The window TCCGCGCCGACGTCTGCTCCGAGTGCCACCCGTTCTACACGGGCAAGCAGAAGATCCTCGACACCGGCGGCCGCGTGGCCCGCTTCGAGGCCCGCTTCGGCAAGGCTGCCGGCTCCGCCAGCAAGTAGCGAGCCACTGCGCCGGTTCCCGACGCCCTCCAACGGGCGCCGGGACCGGCGTTTTTTCCGGCTCCGCCGCCGGTCGTCCCTCCCCGGGGCGCACCGGCGGCGGCCCGCCGCCCAGGCAGCCCGCAGACGTATGACGCAGAAACCAGGAGCCCGAAGATGTTCGAGGCGGTCGAGGAACTGATCGGCGAGCACGCCGATCTCGAGAAGAAGCTCGCCGACCCGTCGGTCCACGCCGACCAGGCCAACGCGCGCAAGCTCAACAAGCGCTACGCGGAGCTGACCCCGATCGTCTCCACGTACCGGTCCTGGAAGCAGACCGGCGACGACATCGGGACCGCGCGCGAATTCGCCGCCGACGACCCGGACTTCGCCGCCGAGGTCAAGGTGCTGGAGAAGCAGCGTGAGGAGATCACCGAGAAGCTCCGGCTCCTGCTCGTCCCGCGCGACCCCAGCGACGACAAGGACGTGCTGCTGGAGATCAAGGCGGGAGCGGGCG is drawn from Streptomyces sp. NBC_00178 and contains these coding sequences:
- the rpmE gene encoding 50S ribosomal protein L31, translating into MKREIHPQYVETQVSCTCGASFTTRSTLEGGAIRADVCSECHPFYTGKQKILDTGGRVARFEARFGKAAGSASK